In the genome of Dermacentor andersoni chromosome 3, qqDerAnde1_hic_scaffold, whole genome shotgun sequence, one region contains:
- the LOC126524710 gene encoding uncharacterized protein: MTTLDYLEWAFATSSQTDLVHHHVYTDSQAAHRACDNVIYTDPVLQKIRHQARQLRECGHDVTIHWVPAHCGIPGNEKAHRLARTHLSTALARASDNPYPLLATTPEVADPMADKHATKQRRAAYLAAVGNPLSIPSLPPKVFTRRESVLLRRIQTRALLTPHLLNRFHKGGTPPPVSGFCSMCTCRADLNHLCWECPLYIPPRLRALATIQRGPWPSSLRTWACPDTTSPDHAIELWRALLLFLQDPAAPPVGDRLRDSHKRHAAPI; encoded by the coding sequence ATGACCACCCTAGATTATTTGGAGTGGGCCTTCGCAACTTCGTCTCAAACTGACCTTGTTCACCATCATGTGTACACAGATTCCCAGGCTGCCCATCGGGCATGTGATAATGTTATTTACACAGATCCCGTATTGCAGAAGATCCGGCACCAGGCACGCCAGCTTCGCGAATGCGGTCACGATGTCACCATTCACTGGGTCCCTGCGCACTGCGGTatccccggaaacgagaaggctcatagactggcgcgcactcatctctctaccgcgctagccagagcctccgataatccttatcctctcctagctaccacacctgaggtagcagacccaatggcagacaagcatgcgaccaaacaacgacgtgccgcctacctcgcagcagtgggcaatccactctctataccgtcacttccaccgaaggtattcacacggcgagagtcggtcttgcttcggagaatccagacaagagccctccttactcctcacttgctgaaccgtttccacaagggtggcacaccaccacccgtaagtgggttctgttccatgtgcacatgtcgtgctgatctcaaccacctttgttgggagtgccccctctacatcccaccaaggcttcgtgctctggccaccatacagcggggaccctggccttcttctctccggacttgggcttgcccggataccacgtctccggaccatgccatcgagctctggcgagcactgctgctgttcctccaggaccctgcagcaccacccgtcggcgatcggctccgcgacagccacaagcgtcatgcggccCCCATTTAG